The following proteins are encoded in a genomic region of Molothrus aeneus isolate 106 chromosome 12, BPBGC_Maene_1.0, whole genome shotgun sequence:
- the CAMKV gene encoding caM kinase-like vesicle-associated protein produces the protein MPFGCVTLGDKKDYNQPSEVTDRYDLGQVIKTEEFCEIFRAKEKTTGKLYTCKKFLKRDGRKVRKAAKNEIIILKMVKHPNILQLVDVYITRKEYFIFLELATGREVFDWILDQGYYSEKDTSNVIRQVLEAVAYLHSLKIVHRNLKLENLVYYNRLKNSKIVISDFHLAKLENGLIKEPCGTPEYLAPEVVGRQRYGRPVDCWAIGVIMYILLSGNPPFYEEADEDDYENHDKNLFRKILAGDYEFDPPYWDDISQAAKELVTRLMEVEQDQRITAEEAISHEWISGNAASDKNIKDGVCAQIEKNFARAKWKKAVRVTTLMKRLRAPEQSETAAAPAPAATPAPAAAPTPAAAPTPAAAPAPAATTAPAATTAPAATTAPAATPAPAATPAPAATPAPAATPAAAPAPAAAAAEPATTEPATATDMAPAPATEPAAPSATAPEPAAPGTPPAAAQPPAPGTPAATTCTEAGAAAEPPSEQSG, from the exons ATGCCGTTTGGCTGCGTGACGCTGGGAGACAAGAAAGATTATAACCAGCCGTCTGAGGTGACCGACAGATATGACCTGGGCCAGGTCATCAAAAC GGAGGAGTTCTGTGAAATCTTCCGGGCCAAGGAGAAGACAACAGGGAAGTTGTACACCTGCAAGAAGTTTCTGAAGCGGGATGGGCGGAAAGTGCGGAAGGCAGCCAAAAACGAGATCATCATCCTCAAAAT ggtgAAGCACCCCAACATCCTACAGCTGGTGGATGTCTACATCACCCGCAAGGAATACTTCATCTTCCTGGAGCT ggcCACTGGCCGGGAGGTCTTCGACTGGATCCTGGACCAGGGCTACTACTCGGAGAAGGACACCAGCAATGTCATCCGGCAGGTGCTGGAGGCTGTCGCCTACCTGCACTCACTCAAGATCGTCCACAGAAACCTCAAG ctggagaaCCTGGTGTACTACAATCGCCTGAAGAACTCCAAGATCGTCATCAGTGACTTCCACCTGGCCAAGCTGGAGAACGGGCTCATTAAGGAGCCCTGTGGCACCCCTGAGTACCTGG CTCCGGAGGTGGTGGGGCGGCAGCGGTACGGGCGGCCGGTGGACTGCTGGGCCATCGGCGTCATCATGTACATCCT CCTCTCGGGAAACCCCCCTTTCTACGAGGAGGCAGACGAGGATGACTATGAGAACCACGACAAGAACCTCTTCCGTAAAATCCTGGCTGGGGACTATGAGTTTGACCCGCCCTACTGGGATGACATCTCGCAAGCGG ctaAGGAGCTGGTGACACGCCTGATGGAGGTGGAGCAGGACCAGAGGATCACGGCAGAGGAGGCCATCTCCCATGAGTG GATCTCTGGGAATGCTGCCTCTGACAAGAACATCAAGGATGGCGTCTGTGCCCAGATCGAGAAGAACTTCGCCCGGGCCAAGTGGAAG AAAGCCGTGCGAGTGACCACGCTCATGAAACGCCTGCGGGCGCCCGAGCAGTCGGAGAcggcggcagccccggccccagcAGCGACTCCAGCCCCGGCAGCGGCTCCGACCCCGGCAGCGGCTCCGACCCCGGCAGCGGCTCCAGCCCCGGCAGCTACCACGGCCCCAGCAGCTACCACGGCCCCAGCAGCTACCACGGCCCCGGCGGCgaccccggccccggcggcgaccccggccccggcggcgaccccggccccggcggcgaCTCCGGCCGCCGCCCCGgctcccgccgccgcggccgcggAGCCCGCGACCACAGAGCCCGCCACCGCCACCGACATGGCCCCGGCCCCCGCCACGGAGCCCGCAGCCCCCTCCGCCACCGCCCCGgagcccgcagcccccggcacgccgcccgccgccgcgcagcccccggcccccgGCACACCGGCCGCCACCACATGTACCGaggccggggccgccgccgagCCCCCCAGCGAGCAGAGCGGCTGA